The genomic interval GACAATAGAAGTACTAATGCCTCTGCAGAATCATTCAATGCCAAAATAAAAGCATTCAGATCAAAATTCAGAGGAGTTAGAAATATAGAATACTTCCTGTTTAGACTAACTAATATATATGCTTAATTTGTTCCACTCCACAGGTTTTCGTTATGATCCGCAAATTAAACAACAAAGGAAGATAATTGATCTCTAGCCATTCCTGGAGTGCAGCAAACCGAACAGCCTGAAAACAAAAAAACCACCTAACAAAAGTTAGATGGTTTTACGATGAGCCGGCGGAGGGACTCGAACCCACGACCTGCTGATTACAAATCAGCTGCTCTAGCCAACTGAGCTACGCTGGCGTCTCATTTCGGGTGCAAATATAAGCATCATTTTGAAAGATGCAACAAAACGGATAAAAATTTTTATATAAATTTTAAAATAACGGATCCTATATAAATAGCACTTACAAAAGCGCCCTTATGCTTACAATAGAAACTGCCTTAAAACAAAAAAACCACCTAACAAAAGTTAGATGGTTTTGCGATGAGCCGGCGGAGGGACTCGAACCCACGACCTGCTGATTACAAATCAGCTGCTCTAGCCAACTGAGCTACGCTGGCGTCTCATTACGGGTGCAAAGATATACATGATTTTGAATTTACCAAAATAAATCTGCACTATTCCGCAATTTTATTGACTACAAATCGTTGATTTTTGCAATTAATTGATTTGCAGTTTGTTCCAATTCAACATTGATTTGTTTGAAATGTGCTTTTTTATTTTCAACGTTCTTTGCGTTCACTTTTGCGATCAAAACATCAAATGCAGCGATAGCTTCATCGATCAAATTGTTCGTTTCATCAGTTGGTTTTCCTGAAGTAGAGATTTCGAATAAATAAACTGCTTCAATAATATCACCTAAAACGTAGTTGATGTCTTTTTTTAAATTCTTAACGTTTGCCATTTTTTTTTAATTTTAATTTGCGTGTGCAAAAATACACATAATCTTTCTATTCCTTACTATGAAATGTAAATTTCTAAAAGAGAAGCTTTTCCGCTTAGTTCATAGCTTTTTAAACCCGCAGGCACAAGCACAGTATCTCCTTTTTTAAAGGTATACTTTTGATTGTTAGCAATAATTTCAAACTCTCCATCAATACACATATATACTGTAAAGCTTTCCCCTGTTTTATTTATGGTAATTTCACCATCTAGCGGAACTGAATTTGTTGTGAAATACTTGCAGTCTACAATATTATTAGACTCATTAACTCTGTCAGTATAATCTTTATAAGTATCGACCTTGTTATAGTTTATCGCATCTAACGCTAAATCGATATGCAATTGTCTTGTATTACCTTCTGCATCTACTCTGTCAAAATCATAAAGACGATAGGTAATATCAGAGGTTTGTTGGATTTCAGCTACTACCAATCCTGCTCCAATGGCGTGAACCGTACCTGTTTCTAGAAAAAACACATCACCTTTTTTAACCTCAACAGTATCTAGAATTGACAAAAGTGTTTTGTTTTCTAGATTCTGAACATATTCCTTGGCAGTTGAATCTTCTTTGAACCCAACAATTATACGAGCATCACTATCTACTTGCATGATGTACCACATCTCTGTTTTCCCAAATGAGTTATGTCTTTCCTGTGCTAAGGCATCATTTGGATGCACTTGTATCGAAAGATCTTGTTTGGCATCTAGATATTTAAACAACAAAGGAAAATCTGTACCAAATCTTTTATAAACTTCTGTTCCTAAAATTTCGTTTGGGCTTGCATCTATCAGTTCTGTAAGCGATTTCCCTTTTAATTCGCCAGTCGAAACAACGCTTACATCACCTTTGACAGCTGACAATTCCCAACTTTCCCCTGTAACACCTGAAGTAATTGATTTATTCAAGACAGTTTTCAACTTCTCTCCTCCCCAGATCCTCTCTTTTAAGATGGGTTCAAATTGTAATGGATATAACTTCATACTATTCTTATTTAACCTATTTGGTTAGCTCTTTTACTTTTTCTAATGCTTTAATTATGTGATTTTTTCCAAAAATAGAATTAAAAACCATTTGTACAACTCCATCTTTATCTACAACAAAGG from Flavobacterium ovatum carries:
- a CDS encoding type I phosphomannose isomerase catalytic subunit, giving the protein MKLYPLQFEPILKERIWGGEKLKTVLNKSITSGVTGESWELSAVKGDVSVVSTGELKGKSLTELIDASPNEILGTEVYKRFGTDFPLLFKYLDAKQDLSIQVHPNDALAQERHNSFGKTEMWYIMQVDSDARIIVGFKEDSTAKEYVQNLENKTLLSILDTVEVKKGDVFFLETGTVHAIGAGLVVAEIQQTSDITYRLYDFDRVDAEGNTRQLHIDLALDAINYNKVDTYKDYTDRVNESNNIVDCKYFTTNSVPLDGEITINKTGESFTVYMCIDGEFEIIANNQKYTFKKGDTVLVPAGLKSYELSGKASLLEIYIS